Sequence from the Ancalomicrobiaceae bacterium S20 genome:
GGAAATGTTACGTCGGTGGAGGCGCGTGGGCGATGTCCGCGGCACGCGCCCAACAATCGAGTGGTCATGCCGTCATCGGACCCGACCGGGGCCCCGAGCGATCCGGAAGCCTTCAACGCCCTCGTCGAGCGCGTCGCCGCATCGCATGATCGCGTGGCCTTCGCCGCGCTGTTCGACCATTTCGCACCGCGCATCAACGCCTATCTCATGCGTCTCGGCATGGACAACGGCTCCGCCGAGGAGCTGACGCAAGAGGTCATGGTCACGCTGTGGCGCAAGGCGCATCTGTTCGACCGCACCAAATCATCGGTGGCGACTTGGCTGTTCCGAATCGCGCGCAACCGCCGCATCGATGCGCTCCGGCGCGACAAGGCTTCCGCGCTCGATCCGGAAGACCCGATGCTGCAGCCGGCCGGCGCCGACGACGCCGAGGAGGGCATCGACGCGGCCCGGCGCGAGGGCGCGTGCGCGCGGCGATGGCGACGCTGCCGGCCGAGCAGGTCGAGCTGGTGCGGCAGGCGTTCTTCGGCGGGCTGTCGCACAGCGAGATCGCCGAGCGGACCGGCCTGCCGCTCGGCACGGTCAAGTCCCGCATCCGTCTCGCTTTCACAAGGCTGAGGCGCGCGCTCGAAGGCGACGGCGCGATCGATCTCTGATACCGCTCGGCGATCCGTCCAATCCCAGACCCTCCGGAGACGTCGACACCCATGGCCATGGACCCCGAAGCCGCGCTCGCCCACGCCCGCGATCTGCTCAGCCGGATCCCGCTGGTCGACGGGCACAACGATCTGCCCTGGGTGATCCGCGAGCAGGCCGATCGGCCGGGCGACGTCGCCGCGGCCAGGCTCGGCGAGGATCTGCCGAAGCGCGACAGCGACAT
This genomic interval carries:
- a CDS encoding sigma factor-like helix-turn-helix DNA-binding protein, whose protein sequence is MATLPAEQVELVRQAFFGGLSHSEIAERTGLPLGTVKSRIRLAFTRLRRALEGDGAIDL